One stretch of Armatimonadota bacterium DNA includes these proteins:
- a CDS encoding ABC transporter ATP-binding protein translates to MSAAISIQGLTKKYLDVWQKQQIVAVNDLNLEVDEGEIFGFLGRNGAGKTTTIKMLLGLIFPTSGDATILGKPMGDNAVKQEVAYLPEETYFYDSMTGWDLLDFYGRLFRIPGPERRERVQKALEKVRLQPEAWKRSVRGYSKGMRQRIGIAQALINDPKLLFLDEPTSGLDPIAHAELRDIVASLREEGKTVFLSSHQLADVELICTRVAIIHRGKLLKSGTIGELLAGEFTEITVQSPELRNGMLDKLKQIAPRVEPEGADRAKVSTETSDKTSAIIDLVRNAKGQILSVVPHRRTLEDVFVETVRKEDGI, encoded by the coding sequence ATGTCTGCCGCCATCTCCATACAGGGCCTCACGAAGAAGTATCTGGACGTGTGGCAGAAGCAACAAATTGTTGCCGTCAACGATCTCAACCTGGAAGTGGACGAGGGTGAGATCTTCGGTTTCCTCGGCCGTAACGGCGCCGGGAAAACCACAACCATCAAAATGCTGCTGGGTCTCATCTTCCCGACATCAGGCGATGCCACCATTCTGGGCAAGCCTATGGGTGACAATGCCGTCAAGCAGGAGGTGGCCTACCTACCGGAAGAGACCTATTTCTACGACTCCATGACCGGGTGGGATCTGCTGGATTTCTACGGACGCCTCTTCCGTATCCCTGGCCCAGAACGCCGCGAACGCGTTCAAAAGGCGCTGGAAAAGGTACGGCTTCAGCCGGAAGCCTGGAAGCGGAGCGTCCGCGGCTACTCTAAAGGCATGCGGCAGCGCATCGGCATCGCCCAGGCGCTGATCAACGATCCTAAACTCCTGTTCCTGGATGAACCGACCTCCGGGCTCGATCCAATTGCACATGCCGAACTGCGCGATATTGTGGCCTCACTGCGCGAGGAGGGCAAAACGGTCTTCCTCTCCTCGCACCAGCTGGCCGACGTGGAGCTGATCTGTACGCGCGTGGCGATTATCCATCGCGGCAAACTCCTGAAGAGCGGCACCATCGGAGAACTTCTGGCCGGCGAGTTTACCGAAATTACGGTCCAATCGCCGGAACTGCGCAACGGTATGCTCGACAAGCTGAAACAGATCGCTCCGCGCGTTGAACCGGAAGGCGCCGACCGGGCGAAGGTCAGTACCGAAACCAGCGACAAAACAAGCGCGATTATCGACCTCGTGAGGAATGCAAAAGGACAAATACTCTCCGTCGTGCCGCATCGCCGCACGCTGGAGGATGTGTTTGTAGAGACCGTGCGCAAGGAGGATGGTATCTAA
- a CDS encoding aldo/keto reductase, which yields MSNTLPLRELGGSGRRVSCIGLGCMGLAGTWDPSEVGPEHIRRAVAAFTTAVECGITLFDHADIYGSTACESIFRHCLASAPGIRREIFIATKVGIRRGFYEHDEGYIRSSIRGSLDRLGIEHADLYQLHRPDPFTHPAEAARAMDALVDEGLVDLIGISNYYPEQTRALQKYLKRPIVSNQIEISLLRLAPIYEGAAGGGGDGVLDQCMGERITPLAYSPVGRGWLTGRRDVPTDHHQAERIKAVLATAAELSPKYGGATPVQLSVAWLLAHPAGIIPLVGSNNPDHIREAAEGALLEMTREDWYRLWVAARGNAVP from the coding sequence ATGAGCAACACGCTTCCACTTCGAGAGTTGGGTGGCAGTGGACGGCGGGTGAGCTGCATTGGACTTGGGTGTATGGGGCTGGCCGGCACATGGGATCCGTCGGAGGTGGGGCCTGAGCACATCCGTCGCGCCGTTGCGGCGTTCACAACGGCGGTGGAGTGTGGCATCACGCTGTTTGACCACGCCGATATCTATGGGTCCACAGCCTGCGAAAGCATTTTCAGGCATTGCCTGGCATCCGCGCCAGGCATCCGTCGCGAGATCTTTATTGCCACCAAGGTCGGCATCCGCAGAGGCTTTTACGAGCACGACGAGGGTTATATCCGCTCCAGCATTCGCGGCTCACTGGATCGCCTGGGAATCGAGCACGCCGATCTCTACCAGCTGCACCGGCCCGACCCGTTTACGCACCCGGCGGAAGCTGCCCGTGCAATGGATGCGTTGGTGGATGAGGGCCTCGTCGACCTGATCGGGATCTCCAACTACTATCCCGAACAGACACGTGCCTTGCAGAAGTACCTGAAGCGGCCGATCGTGTCGAACCAGATTGAGATATCGCTTCTCCGGCTCGCGCCGATCTACGAGGGCGCCGCGGGCGGTGGCGGCGACGGCGTGCTGGATCAGTGCATGGGTGAGCGCATAACGCCGCTGGCATACAGTCCGGTTGGTCGCGGTTGGCTTACCGGCCGGCGCGATGTACCAACCGACCATCATCAGGCAGAACGGATCAAGGCGGTGCTTGCAACCGCGGCCGAGCTTTCGCCGAAGTATGGCGGTGCTACTCCGGTCCAACTCTCGGTTGCATGGCTGCTTGCGCACCCTGCGGGCATAATTCCGCTGGTGGGATCGAACAATCCCGACCATATCCGGGAGGCGGCGGAGGGAGCGCTGTTGGAGATGACCCGGGAGGACTGGTACCGGCTGTGGGTTGCGGCGCGCGGCAATGCCGTGCCTTAG
- a CDS encoding cyclic nucleotide-binding domain-containing protein — protein MDLREAVQNSYFVHGLEPAEIDQIVAISQVRQFDGGATIVRQFEKTFDLMIVLSGGARINTFSGDNIVEVGPGGVIGEISFLDERPRSATVMSAGTTSVAVIPAAALRQLWHDNPNIELAMLRNLTRVLCDHVRLNNMQLEGGLGRH, from the coding sequence ATGGATCTGCGAGAGGCCGTACAGAACAGTTACTTTGTGCACGGGCTGGAGCCCGCCGAGATCGATCAGATCGTTGCGATCTCCCAGGTGCGCCAGTTCGATGGTGGCGCAACCATCGTGCGGCAGTTTGAAAAGACGTTCGACCTCATGATTGTGCTCTCGGGTGGCGCGCGCATCAACACCTTCAGCGGCGATAACATTGTAGAGGTGGGCCCAGGCGGCGTCATCGGTGAGATCTCGTTTTTAGACGAGCGTCCGAGATCGGCTACCGTGATGAGCGCCGGCACGACGTCGGTAGCCGTGATACCGGCCGCCGCCCTGCGCCAGCTGTGGCATGATAATCCGAACATCGAGCTGGCGATGCTGCGAAACCTGACGCGGGTTCTGTGCGACCACGTCCGCTTGAACAACATGCAGCTGGAAGGCGGACTCGGCCGCCACTAG
- a CDS encoding ABC transporter permease subunit yields MVVIAIAQQTVREAMRRRVMWIFLIIGVFLIGLGPVFGFLSPKDSQTVLRSLGLAAILLAGLFITIVTCIYLIPTEIERRTIYTVLSKPVQRYEFVFGKFLGGFAVVFINIVSMGIVFLALIFLQEKRLPPEMIQGVMLTFFQMLLLAALSIFFSTFATPVVNFFMSFGIFLVGNLSSVTDSLTTNRNPIARGAGNILHFMLPNFGNFNIQNSIIHPQIEIQNEMVFIWQNIFYAIIYSAILLILAVIIFDRREV; encoded by the coding sequence ATGGTTGTCATTGCCATTGCTCAACAGACGGTGCGCGAAGCGATGCGCCGCCGCGTCATGTGGATCTTCCTCATCATCGGCGTATTCCTCATCGGCCTCGGCCCTGTCTTCGGATTCCTCAGCCCCAAGGACAGCCAGACCGTTCTCCGCAGCCTCGGGTTGGCCGCCATCCTGCTGGCCGGCCTCTTTATCACGATAGTAACCTGCATCTACCTGATACCCACCGAGATTGAGCGCCGCACGATCTACACCGTGCTCTCGAAACCGGTGCAGCGCTACGAATTTGTCTTTGGCAAATTCCTCGGTGGCTTCGCCGTGGTCTTCATCAACATCGTCTCGATGGGCATCGTCTTTCTGGCGCTCATATTCCTGCAGGAGAAGCGTCTTCCGCCGGAGATGATCCAGGGCGTGATGCTCACGTTCTTTCAGATGCTGCTGCTGGCCGCGCTCTCCATCTTCTTCTCCACGTTTGCAACGCCGGTCGTCAACTTCTTCATGTCGTTCGGCATCTTCCTGGTGGGCAACCTCAGCAGCGTGACCGATTCGCTGACCACCAACCGGAATCCTATCGCGCGTGGCGCCGGCAACATTCTCCACTTTATGCTGCCCAACTTCGGCAACTTCAACATTCAGAACTCGATCATCCATCCACAAATCGAAATCCAGAACGAGATGGTGTTCATCTGGCAGAACATCTTCTACGCCATCATCTATTCGGCAATTCTGCTGATACTGGCGGTGATCATCTTCGATCGGCGTGAGGTGTAG